A window from Cryptomeria japonica chromosome 1, Sugi_1.0, whole genome shotgun sequence encodes these proteins:
- the LOC131028729 gene encoding transcription factor WER-like: MRRTNSGIGVNRGPWTPAVDERHWNSISDKAGLQRTGKSCRLRWMNYLCPNVKRGHMSADEEELIIRLHKLLGNRWSLIAGRMPGRTDNEIKNYWNTHLSKKVCRKDPVCTKQGYKHHVGADTHLQISSDHNEQVCSETERGRTDVDNIIATNELMGSAESEGYSVCTVKDQTSFSYEEIESFMVETDWDIQWNISSNSGSANYKQFNGYDEPLVQDASIGMEQITDVTDDANLIFTASLPTYHLI; the protein is encoded by the exons ATGAGGCGAACAAACTCAGGTATTGGTGTTAACAGAGGCCCCTGGACACCTGCTGTAGATGAAAGACACTGGAATTCTATTTCTGATAAAGCAG GTTTGCAACGAACTGGAAAGAGTTGCAGACTCAGGTGGATGAACTACCTCTGCCCCAATGTCAAAAGAGGTCATATGTCCGCTGATGAAGAAGAACTCATTATCAGACTTCATAAATTGTTGGGGAATAG GTGGTCGTTGATTGCAGGCAGAATGCCTGGACGAACAGATAATGAAATCAAGAACTATTGGAATACACATTTGAGCAAGAAAGTCTGCAGAAAAGATCCCGTATGCACCAAACAAGGCTATAAACACCATGTTGGTGCAGATACACATCTACAGATCTCGTCTGATCACAATGAACAAGTGTGCAGTGAAACAGAAAGAGGAAGGACAGATGTGGATAATATTATAGCCACAAATGAACTCATGGGTTCAGCAGAGTCCGAAGGCTATTCTGTATGCACTGTCAAAGATCAGACCAGTTTTTCATATGAAGAAATTGAGAGCTTTATGGTGGAAACAGATTGGGACATACAATGGAATATTTCTTCCAACTCGGGAAGTGCAAATTACAAACAGTTTAATGGATATGATGAACCTCTAGTACAAGATGCTTCAATCGGTATGGAGCAAATCACAGATGTAACCGATGATGCTAACCTaatatttactgcttctctcccgACATATCATTTAATATGA